One Acidobacteriota bacterium DNA segment encodes these proteins:
- a CDS encoding NADH-quinone oxidoreductase subunit NuoK, whose translation MTQSIPLSWYLILSAFLFAIGVASFLIKRNIITIFMSIELMLNAVNLAFVAFASHWHQVSGQVFVFFVMVVAAAEAAVGLAIILAVFRSRETLNVDQVNLLKL comes from the coding sequence ATGACACAGTCCATTCCACTCTCTTGGTATCTGATTCTCAGTGCGTTCCTATTTGCCATCGGAGTGGCTTCCTTTCTGATTAAGCGAAATATCATCACGATCTTTATGTCGATTGAGCTGATGCTAAACGCTGTGAACTTGGCCTTCGTAGCGTTCGCCAGCCACTGGCATCAGGTAAGCGGACAGGTATTCGTCTTCTTCGTAATGGTCGTGGCTGCAGCAGAAGCCGCTGTGGGACTGGCGATTATTCTCGCTGTGTTTCGTAGCCGCGAAACCTTGAATGTGGATCAGGTGAACCTGCTCAAACTATGA
- a CDS encoding NADH-quinone oxidoreductase subunit J, which translates to MLHTILFLIFGGICVAGALNFLLQRHPVNSALSLIVVMGSLALLFLLLGAEFVAAVQIIVYAGAVMVLFVFVIMLLNAGEEERTHGSRVALVLGVPGLIALFGLLCWTVSSSRSQLGQVQIGGYYVPTTELGIALFREFLLPFEITSVLVLIAIMGAVVLARKERQ; encoded by the coding sequence TCTGTGTGGCGGGAGCCCTGAATTTCCTGCTGCAACGCCACCCCGTGAACAGCGCTCTGTCGCTGATCGTCGTTATGGGATCGCTCGCATTGCTGTTCCTGCTGTTAGGCGCAGAATTCGTGGCCGCCGTTCAGATAATTGTCTATGCCGGCGCCGTCATGGTCCTGTTTGTCTTCGTGATCATGTTGCTGAACGCCGGCGAAGAGGAGCGCACCCATGGCAGCCGCGTTGCCCTAGTGCTAGGCGTACCCGGTCTTATCGCGCTTTTTGGATTGCTCTGCTGGACGGTCTCGTCCTCTCGTTCCCAGCTTGGACAAGTACAGATCGGGGGATATTACGTTCCCACCACAGAATTGGGCATCGCTCTCTTCCGCGAATTCCTGCTGCCGTTTGAGATTACCTCTGTCCTTGTGCTGATTGCCATTATGGGAGCCGTCGTTCTGGCCAGGAAGGAGCGCCAATGA